The Pedobacter roseus genome contains a region encoding:
- a CDS encoding SusC/RagA family TonB-linked outer membrane protein, with translation MMAGMLSVYGQKPDEKLTITGKVVDQDKKPLPGVAIFIQEDKTNKAVYTGTDGTFSIDATSSDVIVFKFLGYGTILKPAAEVSKADVVLTKSLVDAGDDDLVYIPFGVRKRREVTATISTIKAENLPQIPSSSLTNVFTGRLAGLAVYPSGSQQPGYDASSFLVRGRSSYNSNQEPLVLVDGIERDFTSMDLNEIESVSVLKDAATLAWYGMYGGNGVIYVKTRRGSATSTKVSFDAQAGLQAPLQITAPLDAYSYATLYNEASINSGGTAVYGPAALQAYQDGSDPIKYPNNNFVRDFTKRVAPTQRYVASVTGGNAFIKYYTVLSAYQQGGFYKGGNSETYDANTDFSRYNLRTNLDLHVNKNLDVALDIGGRITTLTFPNAGTGTFLTAVYSTPANAFPILNPNGSYGGTSVYQQSNPLAMMQSRGASTDLMRNMIATISARQKMDGILKGLSGEVFYAYDIAGLYRSGFAETYATAVLNADGTYSPFGTASKVNYQGNAFSGNVKKSEFWAGLDYNRTFGKHDIKFSTRVSRANLSSFGSLDVRREGWSNRLSYNFIQRYFVDVTANYSGSENFAPGKRYGFFPAASAGWIISDENFMKGSGSFLDLLKIRGSYGLVGNDAIGSARRFAFNDFYSRSTTGYNFGTAFTGVSGTGQLALANPDLTWEKAYKTSLGFDAKLFKQSLSISADYFYEDRKDLTTASLLPSLLGQSLIYVNEGEAEYRGFETGINYNKKIGAVNLNVFGNFTYNVSKILAINEGAGLPSYQKQLGHPISSVISPAATATTGAGYISTMLISNGIFQSQAEIDASPKQMLSGSVKPGDIKYVDQNGDGQINDLDRVRTDFNFVPKAFFGFGASVSVKNFDLNFLFQGTSGRSITIQNLVNSGNANNGYLSQFSVDRWTPGNTSAPYPRLLLTDRGNNTANSDFWIRSGDYIRLKNVELGYSLSPAFIKRLKISQLRFYVGGLNLLTFDKLGDLPIDPELPESGYNASYPYMKIYSLGLNLKF, from the coding sequence ATGATGGCAGGAATGCTGAGTGTTTATGGGCAAAAACCTGATGAAAAGTTGACCATAACCGGGAAAGTTGTAGATCAGGATAAAAAACCGCTTCCTGGTGTAGCCATTTTCATTCAGGAGGATAAAACCAATAAAGCTGTTTATACTGGTACGGATGGTACTTTTTCAATAGATGCAACAAGCAGCGATGTAATTGTATTTAAGTTTTTGGGGTATGGAACGATATTAAAACCAGCAGCTGAGGTAAGTAAAGCCGATGTGGTTTTAACCAAATCTTTGGTTGATGCCGGAGATGATGATTTGGTGTATATTCCTTTTGGGGTTAGAAAAAGACGAGAGGTTACCGCAACCATCAGTACCATCAAAGCAGAAAATCTGCCTCAGATCCCATCGTCTTCATTAACCAATGTTTTCACCGGCAGGCTGGCAGGTTTGGCAGTATATCCAAGTGGCTCACAACAACCTGGCTACGATGCATCGAGTTTTTTAGTTAGGGGCCGCTCATCTTACAACAGCAACCAGGAACCATTGGTACTGGTAGATGGTATTGAGAGGGATTTTACCTCGATGGATTTAAATGAAATTGAAAGCGTAAGTGTATTAAAAGATGCGGCAACACTGGCCTGGTATGGTATGTATGGTGGTAATGGTGTAATTTATGTAAAAACACGCCGTGGCAGTGCAACTTCTACCAAAGTAAGTTTCGATGCACAGGCCGGTTTACAGGCTCCGTTGCAGATTACAGCCCCTTTAGATGCTTACTCTTATGCTACACTTTATAATGAAGCATCGATAAACAGTGGTGGTACGGCTGTGTATGGTCCTGCTGCTTTACAGGCTTATCAGGATGGTTCTGATCCGATTAAATATCCGAACAACAACTTTGTAAGGGATTTTACAAAAAGAGTAGCGCCAACACAACGTTATGTGGCTTCAGTAACTGGTGGTAATGCATTTATCAAGTATTATACTGTATTAAGTGCTTACCAGCAAGGTGGCTTCTATAAAGGTGGAAATAGCGAAACCTACGATGCCAATACCGATTTTAGCCGTTATAACCTCCGTACCAATTTAGATCTGCACGTAAACAAAAATTTAGATGTAGCTTTAGATATTGGCGGCAGGATTACCACCCTAACTTTCCCAAATGCAGGTACAGGTACTTTTTTAACTGCGGTATATTCTACACCTGCAAATGCTTTCCCGATCTTAAATCCTAACGGATCTTATGGTGGAACATCTGTTTATCAGCAAAGCAATCCACTGGCCATGATGCAATCGAGAGGTGCTAGTACCGATTTAATGCGGAACATGATTGCAACCATCAGTGCCCGCCAAAAAATGGACGGTATTTTAAAAGGTTTATCTGGCGAGGTTTTTTATGCTTATGATATTGCAGGTTTGTATCGCTCAGGTTTTGCAGAAACTTATGCAACCGCAGTACTTAATGCAGATGGTACTTATTCGCCATTTGGTACCGCAAGCAAGGTAAACTACCAGGGGAATGCATTTTCTGGTAACGTTAAAAAAAGTGAGTTCTGGGCTGGTTTGGATTACAACCGTACTTTCGGTAAACACGATATCAAATTCTCAACCAGGGTTTCGAGGGCAAATTTATCTTCATTCGGAAGTTTGGATGTTCGAAGAGAAGGCTGGTCTAACCGTCTATCATACAATTTTATACAACGTTATTTTGTTGATGTAACGGCTAATTATTCGGGCTCTGAGAACTTTGCTCCTGGCAAAAGATATGGTTTTTTTCCTGCTGCATCTGCTGGATGGATCATCTCTGATGAGAATTTTATGAAAGGATCCGGCAGTTTCTTAGACCTGTTAAAAATCAGGGGCTCTTATGGTTTAGTGGGTAACGATGCCATTGGCTCGGCCAGAAGGTTTGCCTTTAACGATTTCTACAGCAGAAGCACAACAGGTTACAATTTTGGTACTGCTTTTACTGGGGTGAGCGGAACCGGACAACTGGCTTTGGCCAATCCCGATTTAACCTGGGAAAAAGCTTATAAAACCAGTCTTGGTTTCGATGCCAAATTGTTCAAGCAATCATTATCAATCAGTGCCGATTATTTTTACGAAGACAGAAAAGATTTAACTACGGCTTCTTTACTGCCAAGTTTACTCGGTCAGAGTTTAATTTATGTTAACGAAGGAGAAGCTGAATATCGGGGCTTCGAAACGGGTATCAACTACAACAAAAAAATAGGCGCAGTCAACCTGAACGTTTTCGGGAACTTTACCTATAATGTAAGTAAAATCCTTGCCATAAACGAAGGAGCCGGTTTACCCTCATATCAAAAACAATTGGGGCACCCAATTTCGAGTGTGATTTCGCCTGCAGCAACTGCAACTACCGGAGCAGGTTATATTTCTACCATGTTGATATCCAATGGGATCTTCCAATCGCAGGCAGAAATTGATGCTTCACCAAAACAGATGTTATCCGGATCCGTAAAGCCAGGGGATATCAAATATGTTGACCAGAATGGTGATGGCCAGATTAACGACCTTGACCGGGTAAGAACCGATTTCAACTTTGTGCCAAAAGCATTCTTTGGTTTTGGTGCTTCAGTATCAGTTAAAAATTTCGACCTTAATTTCTTGTTTCAGGGCACCAGCGGCCGTTCAATCACTATTCAAAATCTGGTTAACTCGGGTAACGCGAATAATGGTTACTTAAGCCAGTTTAGTGTAGACAGGTGGACGCCAGGCAATACAAGTGCTCCTTATCCTAGGTTATTATTAACTGATAGGGGGAACAACACGGCCAACTCAGATTTCTGGATCCGCTCCGGCGATTACATCAGGTTAAAAAATGTTGAATTAGGTTACTCACTATCTCCGGCATTTATCAAAAGGCTAAAAATTTCACAGCTCCGTTTTTATGTAGGTGGATTAAACCTGTTAACGTTTGATAAACTTGGCGATTTACCTATCGATCCGGAATTGCCCGAATCGGGATACAATGCTTCATATCCTTATATGAAAATTTATTCACTTGGGTTGAACTTGAAATTTTAA
- a CDS encoding RagB/SusD family nutrient uptake outer membrane protein: protein MKKNIFYLVLTFVTLQVAGCKKDDFLQDGSFSGTNDITEAQLWANPDYARNFLNNVYSVVSDRYNLGDGALLASGTDEAVNSNLNASISTLNNGTWSPVRTFDDVYVDMYVGIRKANMFLEKVDGSAIVPIDEVLPANIAENQTYASQIERLKGQAYFLRAFFEFELLKRYGSFAIVTKSLTISDKLDVPRNTFDQCVAQISADCEAAITRLPLSPSEWNTTNRGRATQTSAMALKSRMLLYAASPQYNPTNDVTKWQAALDAAKRLMDTGKHNIYSSYPNIWLWNVSGAAYNTEVIFATQTLNTNSIESTNAPISYDGATGRTNPTQEMVDAFEMKTTGRPITDASSGYVATNPYANRDPRLAFTVMFNTASVQPVVAANNFKGKPVETFVGGKDGLGLNVNATKTGYYMRKYLSESAVWTGTATNIRRPWILFRYAEILLNYAEAVNEVQGIAGQTEVLRVLNLIRNRTGVAMPALQTTNAAGNGYVAPAKDELRKRIHSERRVELCFEEHRFYDVRRWKEGEITFNKPVTGMRITPLSATTFTYTPFTVENRVFAARNYLYPISQTELNKAPSLGQNPGYQ from the coding sequence ATGAAAAAAAATATATTTTATCTGGTCCTTACCTTTGTAACCTTACAGGTAGCTGGATGTAAAAAAGATGACTTTCTTCAGGATGGATCTTTTAGCGGGACTAACGATATTACCGAGGCACAATTATGGGCAAACCCCGATTATGCGAGGAATTTCCTAAACAATGTATATTCTGTTGTTTCTGACCGATATAATCTTGGCGATGGTGCACTACTGGCATCCGGAACTGATGAAGCGGTAAATTCCAATTTAAATGCCTCAATTTCTACACTAAACAATGGTACCTGGAGTCCGGTGAGAACCTTTGATGATGTTTATGTGGATATGTACGTGGGCATCAGAAAAGCAAATATGTTCCTCGAAAAGGTTGACGGTAGTGCCATTGTTCCAATTGATGAAGTATTGCCCGCCAACATAGCCGAAAATCAGACTTATGCCTCACAAATAGAGCGTTTAAAAGGTCAGGCTTATTTTTTAAGGGCATTTTTCGAATTCGAGTTGCTTAAACGTTACGGAAGTTTTGCCATTGTAACCAAATCGTTAACCATTAGCGACAAACTTGATGTACCCAGAAATACTTTCGATCAGTGTGTGGCACAGATTTCTGCAGATTGTGAAGCGGCTATAACCCGGTTGCCACTTTCGCCATCCGAATGGAATACCACCAACCGTGGCAGGGCTACACAAACTTCGGCTATGGCACTAAAATCGAGGATGTTGTTGTATGCAGCCAGTCCGCAATATAATCCAACCAACGATGTTACCAAATGGCAGGCTGCCCTTGATGCAGCCAAAAGGCTGATGGATACCGGTAAACATAATATTTACTCCTCTTATCCCAACATTTGGTTGTGGAATGTCTCTGGAGCAGCCTATAACACAGAAGTTATCTTTGCTACTCAAACGCTAAATACCAATTCCATCGAAAGCACTAATGCACCAATTAGTTATGATGGTGCAACAGGCCGTACCAATCCAACTCAGGAAATGGTGGATGCTTTTGAAATGAAAACAACTGGAAGGCCCATTACTGATGCCAGTTCGGGTTATGTAGCCACAAACCCCTATGCCAACCGCGATCCAAGGTTAGCTTTCACCGTGATGTTTAATACCGCCTCGGTACAGCCCGTTGTGGCGGCCAACAATTTTAAAGGGAAACCTGTAGAAACTTTTGTGGGCGGTAAAGATGGCTTAGGACTTAATGTAAATGCCACAAAAACGGGTTATTACATGCGTAAATATTTAAGTGAAAGTGCTGTTTGGACAGGTACAGCAACCAATATCCGCCGTCCGTGGATTTTATTCAGGTATGCTGAAATTCTCCTGAATTATGCTGAAGCCGTAAACGAAGTACAGGGCATAGCCGGACAAACCGAAGTTTTAAGGGTGTTAAACCTGATCCGTAACAGAACAGGGGTAGCCATGCCGGCATTGCAAACCACCAATGCCGCCGGTAACGGTTATGTAGCGCCAGCAAAAGACGAATTGCGCAAACGGATTCATAGCGAGCGCAGGGTAGAGCTGTGTTTCGAAGAGCATCGCTTTTATGACGTACGCAGGTGGAAAGAAGGAGAAATTACTTTTAATAAACCAGTTACAGGTATGAGAATTACCCCATTATCTGCAACTACTTTTACTTATACCCCTTTTACAGTAGAGAATAGAGTATTTGCAGCGAGAAATTATCTTTATCCGATTTCTCAGACCGAATTAAACAAAGCTCCGAGTTTAGGACAAAACCCGGGATATCAATAA
- a CDS encoding glycoside hydrolase family 2 protein produces MLKTTYSVFLICFSLLSSISYGQVTAIQNIQARKIQSLNGKWNYIIDPYENGYYDYRHEPFDQSKTGTGGYFDDKVQKDKSELIEYDFDHSPQMNVPGDWNSQSEKLELYEGNVWLRKKFDAKPEKGKRYFVYFGAVNYEAHVYLNGKKLGVHKGGFTPFQFDVTNNLKAGENSIVLKVDNIRKQDEIPTVNTDWWNYGGITRDVFLAEFPEHFINDYKLQLVKGNKNLLNFSVKLADATAGQEITLSIPELKLEKKYKTDSEGKIADEFTWNNLNLWSPESPKLYAVNIKTDKENINDKIGFRTIQVDGDSILLNGKSVFLRGISLHDENPLLAGRLRSEGDMRMMLQWAKDMNCNYVRLAHYPHNEEMIRLADEMGLLVWAEVPVYWTISWTNPATYANAKQQLTDLIVRDKNRASVIVWSIGNETPLSDARLSFMSNLAETARSLDDTRLVAAALEVHREGNNIILNDPLGEKIDLVSFNEYAGWYWGGNPSEITKYNFDIKYKKPVVITEFGGDALGGFHADENTRWSEEYQEALYKNQITLLSKIGALRGMTPWILTDFRSPRRQHPIYQNFWNRKGLISETGKKKKAFFVLKDFYDQIQVKYK; encoded by the coding sequence ATGCTGAAAACAACCTATAGCGTATTTTTAATCTGCTTTTCGCTCCTTTCTTCAATCAGTTACGGTCAGGTTACCGCTATACAGAATATCCAGGCCCGTAAAATTCAGAGCCTGAACGGTAAGTGGAACTATATTATAGATCCTTACGAAAACGGTTATTACGATTACCGCCATGAGCCATTCGATCAATCGAAAACAGGAACAGGTGGTTATTTTGATGATAAGGTTCAAAAAGATAAATCAGAACTGATCGAATATGATTTTGATCATTCCCCGCAAATGAATGTTCCCGGCGACTGGAACTCACAATCAGAAAAGCTGGAACTTTATGAAGGCAATGTTTGGTTGCGCAAAAAGTTCGATGCCAAACCCGAAAAAGGGAAAAGATATTTCGTGTATTTCGGTGCAGTAAATTACGAAGCACATGTATACCTGAACGGTAAAAAACTGGGCGTACATAAAGGCGGTTTTACACCTTTCCAGTTTGATGTAACCAATAACTTAAAAGCAGGCGAAAATTCAATCGTACTTAAAGTGGATAACATCCGTAAACAGGATGAAATCCCTACAGTAAACACCGATTGGTGGAATTATGGGGGCATTACCCGTGATGTTTTTCTGGCCGAATTTCCAGAGCATTTCATCAACGATTATAAACTTCAGTTGGTTAAAGGAAACAAAAACCTGTTAAATTTTTCGGTTAAACTGGCCGATGCAACCGCAGGTCAGGAGATTACGTTATCTATCCCGGAGTTAAAATTAGAAAAGAAATATAAAACCGATTCAGAAGGTAAAATTGCTGATGAGTTTACCTGGAATAATTTGAATTTATGGTCGCCGGAAAGCCCGAAACTTTACGCGGTAAACATTAAAACCGACAAAGAAAATATCAATGATAAAATTGGTTTCCGCACCATTCAGGTGGATGGAGACAGTATTTTATTAAATGGTAAATCTGTTTTCTTAAGGGGGATTTCGCTACATGATGAAAATCCATTGTTGGCTGGCCGTTTACGTTCAGAAGGCGACATGCGCATGATGCTGCAATGGGCAAAAGACATGAACTGTAATTACGTTCGCCTGGCACATTATCCGCACAACGAAGAAATGATCCGCCTTGCTGATGAAATGGGTTTATTAGTTTGGGCCGAAGTTCCTGTTTACTGGACCATCAGCTGGACAAATCCTGCAACCTACGCCAATGCCAAGCAACAACTCACTGATTTAATTGTACGCGACAAAAACCGGGCGAGTGTAATTGTTTGGTCGATCGGTAACGAAACACCATTAAGTGATGCCCGTTTAAGTTTTATGAGCAATTTAGCCGAAACTGCCCGTTCTTTGGATGATACCCGTTTGGTGGCTGCGGCTTTAGAGGTGCACCGTGAAGGAAACAACATCATTTTAAATGATCCTTTAGGCGAAAAAATCGACCTTGTTAGTTTTAACGAATATGCTGGCTGGTATTGGGGCGGTAATCCATCAGAAATTACCAAATACAATTTCGATATTAAATATAAAAAACCGGTAGTGATCACAGAGTTTGGTGGCGATGCCCTTGGTGGTTTCCATGCCGATGAAAATACCCGTTGGAGCGAAGAATATCAGGAAGCCCTATACAAGAATCAGATTACCTTATTGAGTAAAATTGGTGCTTTACGCGGAATGACGCCATGGATTTTAACCGATTTCAGGTCACCACGCAGACAACACCCTATTTATCAGAATTTCTGGAACCGTAAAGGTCTGATCAGCGAAACAGGCAAGAAAAAGAAAGCCTTTTTTGTGCTGAAAGATTTTTACGACCAAATACAGGTCAAATACAAATAA
- a CDS encoding endo-1,4-beta-xylanase: MNRLKKISFASKIMISMSLLTISCAKYKSTSIDPGMVTPTQLTEEITLKSMPFPMGAAINVSLLKSNANYRNLVIKEFNSVTAENAMKFASVHPSKDAYTWSDADYLVDFAVANGKRVHGHTLNWYKSLPDWVNNFQGTTAEWENLLKTHIQTVVGHFKGKVASWDVVNEAVNEDGTIRPSIWVQKLGADYIGRAFQYAHEADPNALLFYNDYGHEFGPTKRTAILNLVTGLKNKGIPIDGIGIQMHTRVTQTDANLIAAITTAAATGLKIHISEIDISLNPDNVQSMTYTTALGEQQAAKYKTIVKAYNAIPKSQQYGITQWNVTDADSWIPSNYNRLDWPLPFDAQYQRKAAYQGILDGVK; this comes from the coding sequence ATGAACAGATTAAAGAAAATTAGTTTCGCTTCGAAAATCATGATTTCGATGTCGCTGTTAACCATCTCCTGTGCCAAGTACAAAAGCACTAGTATCGATCCCGGAATGGTAACACCAACACAATTGACAGAAGAAATTACATTAAAAAGTATGCCTTTCCCTATGGGAGCTGCCATTAACGTAAGTCTTTTAAAAAGCAATGCTAACTACCGCAATCTGGTTATTAAAGAATTTAATAGTGTTACGGCAGAAAATGCCATGAAATTTGCATCCGTACATCCTTCAAAAGATGCCTATACCTGGAGCGATGCCGATTACCTGGTTGATTTTGCCGTAGCCAATGGAAAAAGAGTCCACGGACATACCCTAAACTGGTATAAATCATTACCGGATTGGGTAAATAATTTTCAGGGTACTACTGCCGAATGGGAAAATCTATTAAAAACTCATATCCAAACTGTTGTTGGGCATTTCAAGGGTAAAGTAGCCTCCTGGGATGTGGTAAACGAAGCAGTTAACGAAGATGGCACCATTCGGCCAAGCATCTGGGTGCAAAAATTGGGCGCCGATTATATCGGTAGGGCATTTCAGTATGCACACGAAGCTGATCCAAATGCCTTACTGTTTTACAATGATTATGGTCACGAATTTGGCCCCACCAAACGTACTGCCATCCTAAACCTGGTTACTGGTTTAAAAAATAAGGGTATTCCCATTGATGGAATCGGGATCCAGATGCATACCCGTGTAACCCAAACTGATGCCAATTTAATTGCCGCCATTACTACAGCAGCGGCTACAGGATTAAAAATTCACATTTCAGAGATTGATATTTCCTTAAATCCTGATAATGTGCAATCAATGACTTATACTACAGCATTGGGCGAGCAACAAGCCGCAAAATATAAAACCATTGTTAAAGCTTATAATGCCATTCCTAAAAGTCAGCAATATGGCATTACACAATGGAATGTAACCGATGCCGATAGCTGGATTCCTTCCAATTACAACCGCCTGGATTGGCCACTGCCATTTGATGCGCAATATCAGCGAAAAGCAGCTTATCAAGGAATTTTAGATGGTGTGAAATAG
- a CDS encoding glycoside hydrolase family 2 TIM barrel-domain containing protein: MLKAKSFLLLLIAAGTGLTSFAQDAGRRTISLNDQWEFNKENGPIEKVTIPHTWNDKDVLDDAPGYYRGLGIYKRKLKLDETARGKDIFLVFNGVAQEAEVLVNGKSAAKHIGSYTRFIVPISAYLNYKDDVIEVRANNRFNEDIPPLTADFTFFGGLYRNVTLLIANPVHFSQKENGSNGVFISTPQVSASTASVQVKSSIDNASTVNQKVQVITTIFDAKGNTVTDQTTAVNINKGGNMVVVQDIKSIQKPELWSPENPYLYRVVTKVIDAKTKSVIDQVSNPLGFRWFKFDAEKGFFLNDKPVKIMGASRHQDYENRGNATPDALQIRDIELLKAMGGNFLRVAHYPQDPQILEACDRLGILASVEIPVVNTITETEAFTNNCLNMQTEMIKQNFNHPSIIIWAYMNEILLRLKFSNDKPRQQIYFDHVRGLAQKLDSLTRKLDPSRYTLLVNHGAWDIYNKVGLTKIPMIVGWNLYSGWYSGVPEDFGKFLDRHHKELPNTPFMVTEYGADADPRIRSFSPIRFDKSVEYGIKFNQVYLNAMLSRPFVAGGEAWNLADFNSETREETMPHINNKGLLTIGREPKDTYFLYQAYLLKKPYLKITSAQWKDRTGTADSAALTSNQPVQVATNQKSAELFVNGKSLGVKDAVDHIIDWQVPFINGKNQLRVVSGDQNDQADINFQLQPFKFNDANVPFKNINILLGSKRFYIDEKEHQLWMPDQPYKAGAWGWIGGDPYKGTNNRITYGSDKNILGTDNDPVFQTQQVGIKQFKFDVPDGEYELALYFAELVGGETKEALAYNLDNNHKKEVEEQRIFDVSINGTAFLPKLNLAADFGYTTAVKKTTRITVQNGKGISIDFNAIKGKPVLNAVQLRKIY; the protein is encoded by the coding sequence ATGTTAAAAGCGAAATCATTTTTATTACTACTTATTGCTGCGGGTACGGGCTTAACCAGCTTTGCCCAGGATGCTGGCCGAAGAACCATCAGCCTGAACGATCAATGGGAATTTAACAAAGAAAACGGACCAATAGAAAAAGTAACTATTCCACATACCTGGAACGATAAAGACGTATTAGATGATGCGCCTGGTTATTACCGTGGTTTGGGTATTTACAAACGTAAATTAAAGCTTGATGAAACTGCAAGAGGAAAAGATATCTTTTTGGTTTTTAACGGTGTGGCACAGGAAGCTGAAGTATTGGTTAATGGAAAATCTGCAGCCAAACATATTGGTAGTTATACCCGTTTTATCGTACCCATTTCTGCTTATCTCAACTATAAAGATGATGTAATCGAAGTAAGGGCCAATAACCGCTTTAACGAAGATATTCCTCCTTTAACAGCCGATTTTACCTTTTTTGGTGGTTTATACAGAAATGTGACGCTATTAATTGCCAATCCGGTTCATTTTTCGCAAAAAGAGAACGGAAGCAATGGTGTTTTTATTAGTACACCGCAGGTTTCGGCTTCAACTGCTAGTGTACAGGTTAAAAGTTCGATCGATAATGCTTCGACAGTTAATCAAAAAGTACAGGTAATTACCACCATTTTCGATGCGAAGGGTAATACCGTTACCGATCAAACTACCGCTGTAAATATCAATAAAGGTGGCAATATGGTGGTGGTTCAGGATATTAAGTCGATTCAGAAACCAGAGTTATGGTCGCCTGAAAATCCTTATTTATATCGCGTTGTCACCAAAGTTATCGATGCCAAAACCAAATCCGTAATCGATCAGGTTTCTAATCCTTTGGGTTTCCGTTGGTTTAAATTTGATGCCGAAAAAGGATTTTTCCTAAACGATAAACCTGTGAAAATCATGGGTGCAAGTCGTCACCAGGATTATGAAAACAGGGGTAATGCCACGCCCGATGCTTTACAGATCAGAGATATCGAACTGCTTAAAGCCATGGGCGGAAACTTTTTAAGAGTAGCCCACTATCCGCAGGACCCGCAGATTTTAGAAGCCTGCGACCGTTTGGGTATTCTGGCGTCAGTAGAAATTCCCGTGGTAAACACCATTACTGAAACAGAAGCTTTTACCAACAACTGTTTGAACATGCAGACGGAAATGATTAAACAGAATTTCAATCACCCCAGTATCATCATCTGGGCTTATATGAACGAAATTTTGTTGCGTTTAAAATTCTCTAACGATAAACCCCGTCAACAGATTTATTTCGATCATGTACGCGGGCTTGCCCAAAAACTGGATAGTTTAACGCGCAAACTGGATCCATCCCGATATACCCTTTTGGTTAACCACGGTGCCTGGGATATTTATAACAAAGTGGGTTTAACCAAAATCCCGATGATTGTAGGCTGGAACTTATATTCTGGTTGGTATTCAGGTGTTCCGGAAGATTTCGGCAAATTTTTAGACCGCCACCACAAAGAATTGCCCAATACACCTTTTATGGTTACGGAATACGGAGCAGATGCCGATCCGAGGATCCGTTCCTTTTCGCCCATCCGTTTTGATAAAAGTGTAGAGTATGGCATCAAATTCAACCAGGTTTATTTAAATGCCATGTTAAGCAGGCCATTTGTAGCCGGTGGTGAAGCCTGGAATTTAGCCGATTTCAACTCCGAAACCCGCGAAGAAACCATGCCGCACATCAACAATAAAGGGTTGTTAACCATAGGTCGGGAGCCAAAAGATACTTATTTTCTTTATCAGGCATATTTATTGAAGAAACCTTATTTGAAGATTACTTCCGCGCAATGGAAAGATAGAACAGGTACAGCAGATTCTGCCGCTTTAACCAGCAACCAGCCTGTTCAGGTGGCTACAAACCAAAAATCTGCCGAACTTTTTGTTAATGGTAAAAGTTTGGGCGTAAAAGATGCCGTTGATCACATTATTGATTGGCAGGTACCTTTTATTAACGGAAAAAACCAGTTACGTGTAGTTTCCGGCGATCAGAACGATCAGGCCGATATCAATTTCCAGTTGCAGCCTTTTAAGTTTAATGATGCCAACGTTCCTTTTAAAAACATCAACATTCTTTTGGGTTCAAAACGTTTTTATATCGACGAAAAAGAGCATCAGCTCTGGATGCCCGATCAGCCATATAAAGCAGGTGCATGGGGCTGGATAGGTGGCGATCCTTACAAAGGAACCAACAACCGTATTACCTATGGCAGCGACAAGAATATTTTGGGTACCGATAACGATCCGGTTTTTCAAACCCAGCAGGTAGGCATTAAACAGTTTAAATTCGATGTTCCGGATGGCGAATACGAACTGGCACTTTATTTTGCCGAACTGGTTGGTGGAGAAACCAAAGAAGCTTTAGCCTATAATTTAGATAATAACCATAAAAAAGAGGTAGAAGAACAGCGTATTTTCGATGTTTCCATCAACGGAACAGCATTTTTGCCAAAACTGAACCTGGCTGCCGATTTCGGTTATACTACAGCTGTTAAAAAAACAACCAGGATTACCGTACAAAATGGCAAAGGCATTTCAATTGATTTTAATGCCATCAAGGGTAAGCCGGTTTTAAATGCAGTTCAGCTTAGAAAAATCTATTAA